A window from Candidatus Nitrospira neomarina encodes these proteins:
- a CDS encoding DNA polymerase Y family protein yields MMDRQIVCLCIPRFEVALARLDAPSLRTRPVAVASAHASRAIIREVSPEAEDAGVIPGLQADRARRRCPSLRLVPPNPTRVAQAHHALVSCMIPIAPIWESFRPGHFYLDLTGTTRLFGATCDTTMRLERDLTSRLGLQAVAGIGTNKLVAQMASSILTPPQLCDVRAGSEQDFLSPLPVSILPGLQGPGGSALHTRLTDLNLQTIGDVSDVSLEALETVCGRWGHRLYQWARGIDFLPVVAPEASLSLTHSYLFEPDTIDYDRLLGGLSCLLDSLCHDLRRRQRLCHRLRLTLLSSDQLTVHHSSVLSTPTHWEVDMLPSAQTLFRRCFQRRVRVRSLTIRSNSFRPPPEQLSLFPSHDPEEPQALPRPHRLALALDRLHTRFGMKVIQWGRSHLASRLD; encoded by the coding sequence ATGATGGACCGTCAAATTGTCTGTTTATGTATTCCTCGATTCGAAGTGGCCCTGGCACGCCTCGACGCCCCCTCCTTACGCACCAGACCTGTCGCCGTGGCTTCTGCCCATGCGTCCCGTGCCATCATCCGTGAAGTTTCTCCCGAAGCTGAAGACGCCGGAGTCATACCCGGACTTCAGGCCGATCGGGCCAGACGACGCTGTCCCTCGCTTCGACTCGTGCCTCCCAACCCTACTCGTGTCGCCCAGGCCCATCATGCCCTCGTGTCGTGCATGATACCGATCGCACCCATTTGGGAGTCGTTTAGGCCTGGACATTTTTATTTAGATTTGACCGGCACCACTCGACTCTTTGGCGCAACCTGTGACACCACGATGCGTTTAGAGCGCGATCTGACATCGCGACTTGGGCTACAAGCCGTCGCTGGTATCGGGACCAATAAGCTTGTCGCGCAAATGGCCAGCTCCATCCTCACGCCGCCCCAACTCTGTGATGTCCGGGCAGGCTCCGAACAGGACTTTTTATCACCGTTACCCGTCTCAATACTTCCCGGACTACAAGGTCCTGGAGGGTCCGCACTCCACACACGCTTGACCGATTTGAATCTACAGACCATCGGCGACGTGAGCGACGTGAGTTTGGAAGCCTTGGAAACCGTCTGCGGTCGATGGGGCCACCGGCTCTACCAGTGGGCACGAGGGATTGATTTTTTGCCGGTCGTGGCTCCTGAGGCCTCATTATCGCTGACCCATTCCTATCTCTTTGAGCCGGATACGATTGACTACGACCGGCTCCTTGGAGGCCTGTCATGCCTTCTGGATTCTCTCTGCCATGATCTACGTCGGCGACAGCGCCTGTGTCATCGCCTCAGGCTGACGCTGCTCTCTAGCGATCAGCTCACGGTTCACCATTCATCTGTCTTATCCACACCCACACATTGGGAGGTTGATATGCTTCCATCAGCTCAGACCTTATTCCGTCGGTGCTTTCAACGACGCGTCCGCGTGCGCTCACTGACCATTCGAAGTAATAGCTTTCGTCCTCCACCCGAACAACTATCGCTCTTCCCATCACATGACCCGGAAGAACCTCAGGCACTTCCCCGTCCCCATCGATTGGCATTAGCCCTTGATCGTTTGCATACCCGGTTCGGCATGAAAGTCATTCAATGGGGACGCTCACACCTGGCCTCTCGTTTAGATTGA
- the lexA gene encoding transcriptional repressor LexA, with translation MTPEAFKQIRQRLGLTQTQLAERLRTTRMTITRYECGMRRIPGVVEAILSQLDSPTQIPMAGIVAAGNPIEPIPQTELVEVPPSMLRTGDNFALRVKGESMRDEGILPGDLVIVHKQRMARNGQTVVALVNQEATIKKYYNKEEQIELHPANATMAPILVTPQDEFVIEGVVIGVIRHCG, from the coding sequence ATGACACCTGAAGCCTTCAAACAGATCCGGCAACGCCTGGGATTAACCCAAACCCAACTAGCTGAACGTCTCCGCACCACTCGTATGACCATTACCCGCTATGAATGCGGAATGCGTCGGATTCCTGGAGTGGTCGAAGCTATCCTCTCTCAACTGGATTCTCCGACACAGATTCCCATGGCCGGCATCGTCGCGGCCGGCAACCCGATTGAGCCCATTCCCCAAACTGAGCTGGTAGAGGTTCCACCTTCCATGCTGCGAACGGGAGACAATTTCGCATTACGAGTGAAAGGTGAATCGATGCGGGATGAAGGCATCCTGCCAGGTGACCTGGTGATTGTACACAAGCAACGAATGGCGCGAAATGGACAAACCGTGGTCGCACTGGTGAATCAGGAGGCGACGATTAAGAAATATTACAACAAAGAAGAGCAAATAGAACTGCATCCGGCGAACGCAACCATGGCTCCGATTCTGGTGACTCCGCAGGATGAATTTGTGATTGAAGGAGTGGTGATCGGAGTCATTCGGCATTGTGGCTAG
- a CDS encoding TerC family protein, with translation MFEWLTSPEAWIALGTLTALEIVLGIDNIIFISILVGRLPENQRGFARRAGLGLAMVARLGLLFSISWVMGLTEPLVTVFTHPISGRDIILIGGGLFLMAKATHEIHNSLEGLEEESSHTIVAASLGMVLVQIAVLDIVFSLDSVITAVGLVDQVSLMAIAIILAVLVMLIAAKAIGDFVDEHPTIKVLALSFLILVGVTLMVEGFEVHVPKGYIYFAMAFSVTVEMLNIRMRKKRTPVKLYKTLSE, from the coding sequence ATGTTTGAATGGCTGACAAGTCCTGAAGCATGGATCGCATTAGGCACGTTAACCGCGTTAGAAATTGTCCTGGGGATCGATAACATTATCTTCATCTCCATCCTTGTCGGACGTCTTCCCGAGAATCAGCGGGGGTTTGCCAGAAGAGCAGGGCTTGGTCTCGCCATGGTGGCACGCCTGGGATTGCTGTTTTCGATTTCATGGGTCATGGGGTTAACCGAACCCTTGGTGACGGTGTTCACCCACCCGATTTCAGGGCGCGATATTATTCTGATCGGCGGTGGATTGTTTCTCATGGCGAAAGCCACGCATGAAATTCATAACAGCCTGGAAGGGCTGGAAGAAGAGAGCAGTCACACGATTGTGGCTGCCAGTTTGGGAATGGTTCTTGTCCAGATTGCGGTTTTGGATATTGTGTTTTCCCTGGATTCGGTGATCACCGCGGTCGGTCTGGTTGATCAGGTTTCTCTCATGGCGATCGCCATCATCCTGGCCGTGCTCGTGATGCTGATAGCCGCAAAAGCGATTGGAGATTTTGTCGATGAGCATCCGACCATTAAAGTTCTTGCGCTATCATTTCTCATTCTCGTGGGTGTGACCCTGATGGTGGAGGGATTCGAGGTGCATGTCCCGAAGGGCTATATTTATTTTGCCATGGCGTTTTCCGTCACCGTAGAAATGCTCAATATTCGCATGCGGAAAAAACGGACCCCGGTCAAACTGTACAAGACGCTTTCCGAATAG
- a CDS encoding MarR family winged helix-turn-helix transcriptional regulator encodes MSAQEANDVLERLCNLQRMEARAFGLRYGLQPVQMEALTYLTQCNRYSNTPQAVAEYLGLTKGTVSQSLKVLEQKGFLRKQADNEDKRIVRLAPTTKGSNLVKKALLTRSLEPALAKTDSIKIAELTSALRSILRGMQQVHGRKAFGACHTCRFNEDHEKNGYVCGLTREPLSVQDIQLICREHQYPQ; translated from the coding sequence ATGAGCGCCCAAGAAGCCAATGATGTCTTAGAGCGATTGTGCAACCTGCAACGGATGGAGGCACGGGCGTTTGGCCTGCGTTACGGATTACAACCCGTGCAGATGGAAGCGCTGACGTATTTGACGCAATGCAATCGCTATTCAAATACGCCGCAAGCCGTGGCGGAGTATCTGGGACTCACGAAGGGAACCGTCTCACAATCGCTCAAGGTTTTAGAGCAGAAGGGATTCCTGCGGAAGCAGGCGGATAATGAGGACAAACGAATCGTACGCCTTGCGCCGACCACCAAAGGAAGCAATCTCGTAAAAAAAGCCCTTCTCACCAGAAGCCTGGAACCGGCACTGGCGAAGACGGATTCAATAAAAATCGCTGAACTGACTTCTGCGTTGCGCTCAATCCTGCGAGGAATGCAGCAGGTCCATGGACGAAAGGCTTTTGGGGCCTGCCACACCTGTCGCTTCAATGAAGATCATGAGAAGAACGGGTATGTCTGCGGTTTGACACGAGAACCGTTAAGTGTGCAAGACATTCAATTGATCTGCCGCGAGCACCAATATCCGCAATAG
- a CDS encoding thioredoxin family protein, translating into MKKAVFYHAGCPVCVSAETMVTQAIDRQQYNLEIVHFAQTPDRVGEAETAGVKSVPALVLEGQVFHVNFGASMDDVKASI; encoded by the coding sequence ATGAAGAAAGCTGTATTTTATCATGCAGGGTGCCCGGTCTGTGTGTCCGCGGAAACCATGGTGACTCAGGCCATTGATCGTCAGCAGTACAATCTGGAAATCGTCCATTTTGCACAAACCCCGGATCGTGTGGGTGAGGCCGAAACGGCAGGGGTGAAGTCTGTTCCTGCCCTGGTGTTAGAGGGGCAGGTATTTCACGTGAATTTTGGGGCATCCATGGACGACGTGAAAGCCAGTATTTAA
- a CDS encoding group I truncated hemoglobin: MRSWVRNVCFGFAVGLFLSGAACSTVEPPAGKDTASLYDRLGGKPAITAVIDEFVGNVANDARINDRFATTDIPKLKGHLVDQVCERTGGPCTYTGRDMKTTHAGMRITNADFTAMVEDLVSALNTFQVPQTEQKELLGLLGSMKPDIVKIP, encoded by the coding sequence ATGCGTTCATGGGTGAGGAATGTCTGTTTCGGGTTCGCTGTAGGGTTGTTCCTGAGTGGGGCGGCCTGTTCAACGGTTGAACCCCCGGCAGGAAAGGACACTGCATCGTTGTACGACCGGTTAGGAGGAAAGCCGGCTATCACGGCGGTCATCGATGAATTTGTGGGCAATGTTGCTAACGATGCCCGTATTAATGATCGCTTTGCCACTACCGATATTCCCAAACTGAAGGGACATCTGGTGGATCAAGTCTGTGAAAGGACTGGTGGACCCTGCACCTACACGGGCAGGGACATGAAAACGACGCATGCGGGAATGCGCATTACCAATGCCGACTTTACGGCGATGGTTGAGGACCTGGTCTCTGCACTCAATACGTTCCAAGTTCCGCAAACGGAACAGAAGGAGTTACTTGGGCTGCTCGGGTCCATGAAACCTGATATTGTCAAAATTCCATAA
- a CDS encoding MOSC domain-containing protein, translated as MTKVLPSEMGVIQSLWRYPVKSMRGEALSLAQVTGHGLIGDRAYAILDRADGKVATAKNPKKWPDMFAFQATFLEPSGDKESGSRIRITMSDGTMVTSEQTDLSQVLSKALNREVTLALIENGKVTGVQSAMPETWIAQSEEYWPDMDGREKRDTVTDFPLPTGTFFDAAMVHLLTTGTLNQLREAYPEGHFEVPRFRPNVVVDTGADEQGFIEQGWIGQTLGIGENVRLKITGSCGRCVMTTLAQGKLPKDPGILRTAVQHNLGNVGVYASVIQGGPIRIGDGVRLEK; from the coding sequence GTGACAAAAGTTTTGCCATCCGAAATGGGAGTCATTCAGTCGTTGTGGCGCTACCCAGTCAAGTCGATGAGAGGTGAAGCCTTATCCCTTGCTCAGGTTACCGGTCACGGACTTATCGGGGATCGTGCCTATGCCATCCTGGATCGTGCCGATGGCAAAGTGGCCACGGCCAAAAATCCGAAAAAATGGCCCGATATGTTTGCTTTCCAGGCAACGTTTTTGGAGCCGTCTGGAGATAAAGAATCTGGATCTCGCATCCGCATCACGATGTCTGACGGCACAATGGTGACCAGTGAGCAAACGGATCTGTCCCAAGTCCTTTCCAAAGCTTTGAACCGTGAGGTTACCCTGGCGCTCATCGAAAATGGGAAGGTGACCGGGGTCCAATCAGCTATGCCTGAAACCTGGATTGCGCAGTCTGAGGAATATTGGCCCGACATGGATGGTCGCGAGAAACGGGACACCGTTACGGATTTCCCTCTTCCGACCGGCACGTTTTTCGATGCCGCGATGGTACACCTTCTGACCACGGGCACGCTTAATCAGCTTCGTGAGGCGTATCCGGAGGGGCATTTTGAGGTGCCGCGGTTTCGACCGAACGTTGTTGTGGACACTGGAGCTGATGAGCAAGGCTTTATCGAACAGGGGTGGATTGGTCAGACGCTAGGCATTGGAGAAAACGTGCGGCTGAAGATTACCGGCTCATGCGGTCGGTGTGTCATGACGACGTTAGCGCAAGGAAAACTTCCAAAGGACCCAGGGATTTTACGAACGGCGGTCCAACATAATCTTGGTAATGTCGGGGTCTATGCTTCAGTCATACAGGGTGGCCCGATTCGAATCGGGGATGGTGTCCGATTGGAGAAATGA
- a CDS encoding TVP38/TMEM64 family protein, with protein MTFSLITDPKKKLLSIIAFFLLLYVIVALTGLRSHLSPDVIQALFFAYPVWGLVLFCLAFSFGNLLYVPGWIFLVGAVFALGKEWGGVATLMAAMCSSTISFFLIRAVGGTALRSFNHRWADKIFSHLDDRPILSVAFLRLLFQTLPALNYALALADIRFRDYLVGTALGLPLPIFLYCYFFELIFQHLLSG; from the coding sequence ATGACTTTTTCTCTTATCACCGATCCTAAGAAAAAGCTGCTTTCCATCATTGCGTTCTTTCTCCTGCTGTATGTGATAGTTGCACTGACCGGCCTGCGATCCCACCTGTCGCCTGATGTCATTCAGGCCTTATTTTTTGCGTATCCGGTTTGGGGTCTTGTGCTGTTTTGTCTGGCCTTCAGCTTCGGCAATCTGTTGTATGTGCCAGGATGGATCTTTTTAGTCGGGGCCGTCTTTGCGTTGGGAAAAGAATGGGGTGGGGTTGCGACCTTGATGGCCGCGATGTGTTCTTCGACGATCAGTTTTTTTCTGATTCGTGCGGTTGGTGGGACGGCGCTTCGCAGCTTCAATCATCGGTGGGCCGACAAGATTTTCTCGCATCTGGATGACCGTCCAATTTTATCGGTGGCGTTCTTGCGGCTGCTGTTTCAGACCTTGCCCGCTCTAAATTATGCCCTGGCCCTTGCCGACATTCGCTTTCGCGATTATCTGGTTGGAACTGCTTTAGGATTGCCCCTTCCTATTTTTCTGTATTGTTACTTTTTCGAACTGATTTTCCAGCATCTTCTGAGTGGGTAA
- a CDS encoding RluA family pseudouridine synthase, whose product MITEFIVTEGETRKRLDQFLVNRERDISRSRLQRLIELGRIRVNDRMVKPSHTIKPGDHITMDVPQPGPLLVDGKAMTLDILHEDEVLLVLNKPAGVVVHPAAGNWEGTVINALLAHIPKQADAEMIIEKRAVPRLVHRLDKDTSGVMVVAKTDHAHRTLAAQFEQHSINRIYEAFVWGVPRQEQGVMELPIGRDRGEPKKVSSNTAQPQRAVTEYRVEQVFGDLASQVVLFPRTGRTHQLRVHLASLGCPILGDETYGGQKVCRITEIDIPRVMLHARTLGFQHPVSGVFQEYSVGCPLDMQGICQSLLNK is encoded by the coding sequence ATGATTACTGAATTTATCGTGACGGAGGGTGAAACCCGCAAGCGCCTTGATCAATTTTTGGTCAACCGTGAGCGGGACATATCCCGTTCACGGTTACAACGCTTGATTGAGTTGGGACGGATCCGTGTCAATGACAGGATGGTCAAGCCGAGTCACACCATTAAACCAGGCGATCACATTACGATGGATGTTCCCCAGCCGGGACCCCTCCTGGTCGACGGGAAGGCTATGACATTGGATATCTTACACGAGGATGAAGTTCTCCTGGTGTTGAACAAGCCTGCGGGTGTGGTGGTGCATCCCGCGGCAGGGAACTGGGAGGGCACCGTGATCAATGCGCTGTTGGCCCATATTCCCAAGCAGGCCGATGCAGAAATGATCATTGAGAAAAGAGCGGTTCCACGGCTGGTTCATCGACTGGATAAGGACACCTCCGGAGTGATGGTGGTCGCCAAAACCGATCATGCCCATCGTACTCTGGCGGCACAGTTTGAACAACACTCGATCAATCGGATCTATGAGGCATTCGTCTGGGGGGTACCCCGGCAGGAGCAGGGGGTGATGGAGTTGCCCATCGGGCGGGATCGGGGAGAACCGAAAAAGGTTTCATCCAACACCGCACAGCCACAACGAGCGGTCACGGAGTATCGGGTGGAACAGGTGTTTGGTGACCTGGCCTCACAGGTCGTGTTGTTCCCACGCACAGGGCGTACACATCAGCTTCGGGTTCATTTGGCGTCCTTAGGGTGTCCCATTTTGGGGGATGAAACGTATGGCGGTCAGAAAGTATGCCGGATTACGGAGATCGACATTCCACGGGTGATGCTCCATGCACGCACATTAGGATTCCAACATCCCGTATCCGGGGTATTTCAGGAATATTCCGTAGGCTGTCCGTTGGACATGCAAGGGATCTGTCAGTCGTTACTCAATAAATAA
- a CDS encoding phage tail sheath family protein has protein sequence MKKTHSIPGASIHKPSFVPPVIEAASTSTAAIIGSFPKGSMTSPQQVLTWEAFEKEYGGLEKPALSSLCIKQFFDNGGKAIWVVGIGSKPIKGGSPFLQGLSLLDRIGDFNILFIPQTKELPDPHATKVMHAAIAFVTKHRAMYVLDVPQRDAPRQTVRALTTWVNQQTGIHHPNVAMYVPHVQGPQPLKKAPLHIPASGAMAGVWVRTDQQRGVWKAPAGKTAILHGVQGIEQTLTEPEMGQLAQLGINPIRQTSPSQVVAWGARTLSSNREWRYLSIRRLALFLESSIQQGLGWVVDEPNDQTLWAHIRQPIDVFLQSLFRQGAFQGQKSQEAYFVKCGPDTISSADQTAGNVNIMIGFAPLKPAEFIILTIQHKAKSVRQA, from the coding sequence ATGAAAAAAACTCACTCGATTCCGGGCGCATCTATACACAAACCATCGTTCGTCCCTCCTGTAATCGAAGCGGCGTCCACTTCAACCGCGGCCATCATCGGCTCATTTCCCAAAGGGTCGATGACGTCTCCACAACAGGTCCTGACATGGGAAGCATTTGAGAAAGAATATGGGGGGCTTGAAAAACCAGCCCTTTCCTCCCTTTGCATCAAACAGTTTTTTGACAATGGTGGAAAGGCCATTTGGGTGGTAGGTATTGGATCGAAACCGATCAAAGGCGGGTCCCCATTTCTCCAAGGCCTTTCCCTTCTCGACCGCATAGGGGATTTCAATATTTTGTTTATTCCTCAAACCAAAGAGCTCCCGGATCCCCATGCGACCAAAGTCATGCACGCAGCCATTGCTTTTGTTACCAAACACCGTGCGATGTATGTCCTGGATGTCCCTCAACGCGATGCCCCTCGACAAACGGTCAGGGCTCTGACCACCTGGGTAAATCAGCAAACGGGCATTCACCATCCAAATGTGGCCATGTACGTTCCGCATGTCCAAGGCCCTCAGCCACTAAAGAAAGCACCTCTGCACATCCCTGCCAGCGGAGCCATGGCTGGGGTATGGGTCAGGACGGATCAACAACGAGGAGTATGGAAAGCCCCGGCAGGAAAGACGGCCATCCTTCATGGCGTTCAGGGTATCGAGCAGACACTGACGGAACCGGAAATGGGACAACTCGCTCAATTGGGTATCAATCCAATCCGGCAAACCTCTCCGTCACAGGTTGTCGCGTGGGGTGCACGAACCCTGTCATCCAACAGAGAGTGGCGGTATCTTTCCATCCGGCGTCTGGCATTGTTTCTAGAATCAAGCATACAACAGGGATTAGGGTGGGTAGTAGATGAACCGAACGACCAAACCTTGTGGGCTCACATTCGGCAACCAATTGACGTATTTCTCCAATCACTCTTCCGGCAGGGGGCCTTTCAAGGACAAAAATCCCAGGAGGCCTATTTTGTCAAATGCGGACCGGATACCATTTCATCCGCTGACCAAACTGCCGGGAACGTCAACATCATGATCGGGTTCGCTCCACTCAAACCTGCTGAATTTATTATTCTTACCATCCAACATAAAGCCAAATCTGTCCGCCAAGCGTGA
- a CDS encoding putative signal transducing protein, whose translation MQRLYVSQNLIDVESRKELLDQAQIPSTIKNQRSTMLGGEVPFVEVFPELWVLKNEDFDRARTLLKDWEQAKPLETTQWTCSGCGELHQKEFTTCWKCGLERR comes from the coding sequence ATGCAAAGACTGTATGTTTCACAAAATCTCATCGACGTGGAATCCCGGAAAGAACTGTTGGATCAAGCACAGATACCGTCTACGATCAAAAACCAGCGCTCAACCATGCTTGGAGGCGAAGTGCCTTTTGTTGAAGTCTTCCCGGAACTGTGGGTGCTGAAAAACGAGGATTTTGATCGCGCCCGGACCTTACTCAAAGACTGGGAGCAGGCTAAACCTCTTGAAACAACGCAATGGACCTGTTCCGGATGCGGGGAATTGCATCAGAAAGAATTCACGACATGCTGGAAGTGCGGGCTGGAAAGACGGTAA
- a CDS encoding endonuclease/exonuclease/phosphatase family protein has protein sequence MKVTLCTYNIHSWVGRGGKYDPDLTVQVVSEINADIYALQEFQTCSPDFKMVTWIGKKTGLHSIPGPTLTRHKGNYGNVLLTRLPASHVKHMDISVPGREPRGAIDARFYPSQNALRIIATHLGLRPKERRTQMMALLETLQEPFPGLSILMGDLNEWYLWGRPLHWLRKWFGHIPEPATFPARFPVFALDRIWVHPLQALISLQVHDTPLARKASDHLPLKAIIQI, from the coding sequence ATGAAGGTTACCCTTTGTACTTATAATATCCATAGTTGGGTAGGTCGTGGAGGAAAATACGATCCTGACCTGACCGTTCAGGTGGTGTCGGAAATCAACGCAGATATTTACGCCTTACAGGAATTTCAAACGTGCAGTCCCGATTTTAAAATGGTGACATGGATCGGAAAGAAAACGGGATTGCACTCGATCCCGGGACCGACACTGACGAGGCATAAGGGAAACTATGGCAATGTCCTTCTCACACGTTTGCCGGCCAGCCATGTAAAACACATGGATATTAGCGTCCCCGGCCGAGAGCCTCGCGGAGCCATTGATGCCAGATTTTACCCTTCACAGAACGCACTTCGCATTATTGCTACACATCTTGGATTAAGACCTAAGGAACGTCGCACACAGATGATGGCTCTACTGGAAACATTACAGGAACCGTTTCCGGGATTATCCATTTTAATGGGAGACCTGAATGAATGGTATCTATGGGGACGCCCCTTGCATTGGTTAAGAAAATGGTTTGGTCATATTCCGGAACCGGCCACTTTCCCCGCCCGTTTTCCCGTTTTTGCCTTGGATCGAATATGGGTCCATCCTCTACAGGCCCTAATCAGTCTCCAGGTTCATGATACCCCTCTGGCCAGAAAAGCCTCGGATCATCTACCCCTTAAAGCGATCATCCAAATTTAA
- a CDS encoding VTT domain-containing protein, whose amino-acid sequence MTTFFQPGLNCWKVEQAERVAFLIDAESYYRAFYDSVVGARHSVHILGWDIDSRVNLIRDEKASSLSNPAPTVLGELLLYLVRQRPSLHIHVLAWDFAMVYAMEREWIPTFSVPWQSHERLSVHMDGQHPQGGCHHQKVVIIDNDLAFVGGLDLAESRWDTSEHRMHDRRRINADGSSYPPFHDVQIMVEGQVAQALGEMFEERWIEATRQPLPPLERSATSSELWPAWIKPDMHKVKVAISRTLPAFQDRNGVCEVQQLYIDSIKSARHFIYIENQFLTSHIIQQALSERLQDPEGPEILIILRQDGGDWLEQMTMDVLRTRVLRQLSRADQYKRLLVVYPDCPAFQEHCLGLHSKVLIVDDTIVRIGSANLTNRSMALDSECDLTIAANDRQDIREAIQDFRHRLLGEHMGLSPHTLKNSLHSEESLLQSMQHLQRSEHILKPFDLNLLSTLEPWVPDSTLIDPEKPMNPDMIISHFVHPKDRRVAIRQLIGIAIVLGGLGLLAAAWKWTPLGELVDVWTVANYLKDIKNHPWAPLFVLACFLVGSMVMFPITALIIISFLAFGPWMGFVYALIGSALGAGLTYGIGSWLGKEKLRRLGGEKMNRISQYFGERGLLSMVFAHMLPVGPFTIVNMLAGASHIGLRDFMIGTIMGMIPGMVALAILIDRVAATIQQPTLSTILLLIGVMGLMAVGAWFMARLLKKRASRRKSPVSSGESSIHRQNFS is encoded by the coding sequence ATGACAACATTTTTTCAACCTGGTCTGAACTGTTGGAAAGTCGAACAGGCAGAGCGCGTCGCATTCCTAATTGATGCAGAATCCTACTACCGCGCCTTTTATGATTCCGTGGTCGGTGCCCGGCATTCTGTCCACATATTGGGGTGGGATATCGATAGTCGGGTAAATTTAATTCGTGACGAGAAGGCTTCTTCTCTCTCAAACCCGGCGCCCACGGTGTTGGGTGAACTACTCCTTTATCTCGTTCGGCAACGACCTAGTCTTCACATTCATGTACTTGCCTGGGATTTTGCGATGGTCTATGCCATGGAACGGGAATGGATACCGACATTCAGCGTCCCCTGGCAATCTCATGAGAGACTGTCTGTCCACATGGATGGTCAGCATCCGCAAGGCGGATGTCATCATCAAAAAGTCGTGATTATCGATAATGACCTGGCCTTTGTGGGAGGGTTGGATTTGGCCGAATCCCGTTGGGATACATCCGAGCACCGAATGCATGATCGCCGTCGCATAAACGCTGATGGGTCTTCCTATCCTCCTTTTCATGATGTCCAGATCATGGTGGAGGGTCAGGTAGCGCAAGCATTGGGAGAAATGTTTGAAGAACGCTGGATTGAAGCCACGAGACAACCCCTCCCGCCTCTGGAACGTTCAGCGACGTCTTCCGAACTGTGGCCAGCCTGGATAAAACCGGACATGCACAAGGTCAAGGTGGCAATTTCCAGAACGCTTCCGGCCTTTCAAGATCGAAACGGTGTATGTGAAGTCCAACAATTGTATATCGATAGCATCAAAAGCGCGCGCCATTTCATTTATATAGAAAATCAATTCCTGACTTCACATATTATCCAACAAGCATTATCTGAGCGTCTGCAAGATCCGGAGGGTCCGGAAATTCTGATCATTCTGCGACAAGATGGCGGAGACTGGTTGGAACAAATGACCATGGATGTGCTGAGAACGAGGGTATTGCGTCAACTCTCGCGTGCCGATCAGTACAAGCGCCTTCTGGTTGTGTATCCGGATTGTCCCGCTTTCCAAGAACACTGCCTCGGCCTTCACAGTAAAGTCTTAATTGTCGATGATACGATTGTGCGAATCGGATCGGCTAATTTAACCAATCGTTCGATGGCGCTTGATTCCGAATGCGATTTGACCATTGCAGCCAATGACCGTCAGGATATACGGGAAGCTATTCAAGATTTTCGCCACCGGCTATTGGGTGAGCACATGGGGCTATCTCCACATACCTTGAAAAACAGTCTGCATTCAGAAGAATCCTTGCTTCAAAGTATGCAGCATCTTCAGAGATCCGAACATATTCTCAAGCCATTTGATCTGAATCTCTTGTCAACCCTGGAACCGTGGGTGCCGGACTCGACACTGATCGACCCGGAAAAACCCATGAATCCGGACATGATCATCAGCCATTTTGTTCATCCGAAAGACCGGCGAGTGGCAATACGCCAATTAATCGGCATTGCGATTGTACTGGGAGGTCTTGGTCTTCTGGCAGCCGCCTGGAAATGGACTCCTCTTGGAGAATTGGTGGATGTGTGGACGGTGGCGAATTATCTGAAAGATATTAAAAACCATCCTTGGGCCCCCCTCTTCGTCTTAGCATGTTTTCTCGTCGGAAGCATGGTGATGTTTCCCATAACCGCCTTGATCATCATCAGCTTTTTGGCCTTTGGACCATGGATGGGTTTCGTCTATGCCTTAATTGGTTCGGCCCTCGGGGCCGGATTAACCTATGGAATAGGCAGTTGGTTAGGGAAAGAGAAGCTCAGACGATTGGGAGGGGAAAAAATGAATCGGATAAGTCAATACTTTGGAGAACGCGGTCTCTTGAGTATGGTGTTTGCGCACATGTTGCCGGTTGGACCTTTTACCATTGTCAATATGCTAGCGGGAGCATCGCATATCGGACTTCGGGACTTTATGATCGGAACGATCATGGGCATGATTCCCGGGATGGTAGCATTGGCGATTTTAATCGATCGTGTAGCAGCCACCATCCAACAACCGACTCTATCAACTATTTTGCTCCTGATAGGGGTAATGGGATTAATGGCTGTTGGAGCCTGGTTCATGGCCAGGTTGTTAAAAAAACGGGCATCTCGTAGAAAGTCCCCGGTCTCATCAGGAGAAAGCTCAATACATCGACAAAATTTCTCATGA